The following are encoded together in the Synchiropus splendidus isolate RoL2022-P1 chromosome 7, RoL_Sspl_1.0, whole genome shotgun sequence genome:
- the polr3d gene encoding DNA-directed RNA polymerase III subunit RPC4 — translation MADSSSGDSSGQRMPPPGGSGQGMLPGRRPSAVISAGRLTTMRSRDLTLGGVKKKTFTPNIIGRKIKEEPKPEREPRKDRREFERGRGRGERGRGRGRGQPEVIQSHSIFEQGPGEMMIKKRVGYESEREVTSMAPSPIINIKKEKRETEEETKEILRNLERDNFIDDPFLRSEQSSCPVQLPLAVSGWGFAEEFTPRVKIEKLEEDCDIMDSGVEVKEEPQDLGVKKTESSFRPPPLPEPEVLPDLLHRWSLSKGEELFFMQMPDTLPGQPPTVAQKPVKTEVQSEDGQSVLLKTESQEEPEEENSCNLKDLREGLVGKMLVRKSGKVQLILGEVTLDVALGAPCSFLQELVSIGTEGRIGDLTVLGKIKHKMVCSPDFESLLEGSARCS, via the exons ATGGCGGATTCGAGCTCCGGGGATTCCAGTGGTCAGCGCATGCCACCCCCTGGAGGGAGCGGGCAAGGCATGCTGCCTGGCCGTAGACCGTCTGCAGTCATCTCTGCTGGTCGTCTCACCACAATGCGTTCCAGAGACCTCACACTGGGAGGAGTGAAGAAG AAAACCTTCACACCCAACATTAttggaagaaaaataaaggagGA GCCCAAACCTGAAAGAGAGCCAAGGAAAGATAGGAGGGAGTTTGAGAGAGGAAGAGGTCGGGGAGAAAGAGggcgaggaagaggacgaggtCAGCCAGAAGTCATCCAGTCGCACTCGATTTTTGAACAAGGGCCTGGAGAAATGATGATTAAGAAGAGAG TTGGTtatgagagtgagagagaagtCACAAGCATGGCACCTTCACCCATCATCAACATTAAAAAAGAGAAGCGAGAGACTGAAGAGGAGACCAAAGAGATTCTACGCAACTTGGAACGAGACAAC TTTATAGACGACCCTTTCCTCAGGAGTGAGCAGAGCAGCTGTCCTGTTCAGCTTCCTCTGGCTGTGTCAGGATGGGGATTCGCAGAGGAATTCACTCCACGAGTTAAAATAGAAAAGCTGGAAGAAGACTGTGATATCATGGATTCCGGGGTTGAAG TGAAAGAGGAGCCACAGGATCTTGGTGTGAAGAAGACTGAATCCAGCTTcagacctcctcctcttcccgaGCCGGAGGTTCTACCAGATCTGCTGCACAGGTGGAGTCTAAGCAAAGGAGAGGAGCTTTTCTTCATGCAAATGCCTGACACGCTGCCAGGCCAGCCGCCAACGGTTGCACAAAAGCCAGTAAAAACAGAGGTGCAGTCCGAGGACGGGCAGTCGGTACTCCTCAAGACGGAGTCTCAG GAGGAACCGGAAGAAGAAAATAGCTGCAATCTCAAAGATCTGAGAGAGGGTCTTGTTGGAAAGATGCTTGTTCGGAAGTCTGGGAAAGTCCAGCTCATACTTGGAGAGGTAACGCTGGACGTGGCTCTTGGGGCGCCATGCTCTTTCCTGCAG GAGCTGGTGTCGATCGGCACCGAGGGGCGGATCGGCGACTTGACTGTGCTGGGTAAAATCAAGCACAAAATGGTGTGCTCCCCTGACTTTGAGTCTCTCTTAGAGGGCAGCGCTCGATGCTCTTGA
- the nkx6.3 gene encoding homeobox protein Nkx-6.3: MDPNIQGSFLFNNSLNQFPSELKAPVCQYSVPNSFYKLNSQLPAGTPHGISDILSRSMMGVGTTATTTLLSGYSSMGGFGPSVTSTSMYYNRDYNSSIGGFSKTGSECPMKGRSCWTESSCDWRAAKQQVGGGSLTEVSSRKKHTRPTFSGHQIFALEKTFEQTKYLAGPERARLAYSLGMTESQVKVWFQNRRTKWRKKSASEPTSTQQNQAGQSGEVSENEVEDEEYNKPLDPDSDDDKIRLLLRKHRRAFSVLRLGPHM; encoded by the exons ATGGATCCCAACATTCAGGGGTCTTTCCTGTTCAACAACAGCCTGAACCAGTTCCCCAGTGAGCTGAAAGCCCCCGTGTGCCAGTACTCCGTCCCCAACTCCTTCTACAAGCTCAACAGCCAGCTGCCAGCAGGGACCCCGCATGGCATCAGTGACATCCTCAGCCGCTCCATGATGGGAGTGGGCACCACGGCCACCACCACCCTGCTCTCCGGGTACTCCAGCATGGGTGGCTTCGGCCCCTCCGTCACCAGCACCTCCATGTACTACAACCGGGACTACAACTCCTCGATAGGGGGCTTCTCCAAAACCGGGTCAGAGTGTCCCATGAAGGGCCGGAGCTGCTGGACGGAGAGCAGCTGCGACTGGAGGGCGGCGAAGCAGCAGGTCGGCGGCG GCTCTCTGACAGAGGTGAGCAGCAGAAAGAAACACACCAGACCGACCTTCAGCGGGCACCAGATCTTCGCTCTGGAGAAAACCTTCGAACAGACCAAGTACTTGGCCGGACCCGAACGGGCCAGACTGGCGTACTCCTTGGGCATGACCGAGTCCCAAGTTAAG gtttggttccagaaccgacGCACcaagtggaggaagaagagcgcCTCGGAACCCACCTCCACGCAGCAGAACCAGGCCGGGCAGAGCGGCGAGGTTTCGGAGAACGAGGTGGAGGACGAGGAGTACAACAAGCCCCTCGACCCAGACTCGGACGACGACAAGATCCGGCTGCTGCTGCGTAAACACCGCCGAGCTTTCTCCGTGCTGCGCCTCGGCCCGCACATGTGA
- the gpat4 gene encoding glycerol-3-phosphate acyltransferase 4 produces the protein MELFFNPFDNLVCILLGISFTVWFTLLLVFIIVPAILGVSFGIRRIYMKTLLKIFEWATLRIERGAKEKNHLLYKPYSNAIIAKEPTSLEEEIKEIRRSGSNRDLDSASEFEMSDIFYFARRGVESIMDDEVTKRFSAEELESWNLLTRSNNNFHYISLRLTVLWGLGLLIRYGLLLPLRVTLAFTGVGLLVFLTSIIGLLPNGRVKNLLSEKVHLMCYRICVRALTAIITYHDSENKPKNGGICVANHTSPIDVIILASDGCYAMVGQIHGGLMGVIQRSMVKACPHIWFERSEVKDRHLVAKRLNDHIEDKTKLPILIFPEGTCINNTSVMMFKKGSFEIGATVYPVAIKYDPRFGDAFWNSSKFGMVNYLLRMMSSWAIVCSVWYLPPMSREEGEDAVQFANRVKAAIARQGGLVDLLWDGGLKRAKVKDTFKEEQQKLYSKMLVGTQEDRSRS, from the exons ATGGAGCTGTTCTTTAATCCCTTCGACAACTTGGTGTGTATCCTCCTTGGGATTTCCTTCACGGTGTGGTTCACCCTGCTGCTGGTCTTCATTATTGTGCCGGCAATCCTCGGGGTTTCCTTCGGCATCCGGCGGATCTACATGAAAACATTGTTAAAGATCTTTGAG TGGGCCACACTAAGGATAGAGAGGGGAGCAAAAGAGAAAAACCACCTCCTGTACAAACCCTACTCTAATG CCATCATCGCCAAGGAGCCCACGTCCTTAGAAGAAGAAATTAAAGAGATCCGCCGCAGCGGCAGCAACAGAGACTTGGATTCTGCTTCTGAATTCGAGATGTCTGATATTTTCTACTTTGCTCGGAGAGGAGTGGAAAGCATTATGGACGATGAGGTGACCAAGAGGTTCTCCGCTGAGGAGTTGGAGTCCTGGAATCTGCTGACACGCAGTAACAACAACTTCCACTACATCAGTCTGAGATTGACTGTCTTATGGGGTCTGGGCCTGCTAATCCGCTATGGtttactgctgcctctcag GGTAACACTTGCCTTCACTGGTGTCGGTCTCCTCGTGTTCCTCACCTCTATCATTGGCCTGCTGCCCAATGGAAG AGTGAAAAACCTTCTGAGCGAGAAGGTTCATTTAATGTGCTACCGAATTTGTGTCCGAGCTCTGACTGCCATCATCACTTACCATGACAG tGAGAACAAACCCAAAAATGGAGGTATATGCGTGGCCAACCACACGTCACCAATTGATGTCATAATCCTGGCCAGTGATGGCTGCTATGCAATG GTGGGTCAAATTCACGGGGGCTTGATGGGAGTCATTCAGAGGTCCATGGTCAAGGCTTGTCCTCACATTTGGTTTGAGCGATCAGAGGTGAAAGACAGGCATCTAGTGGCCAAAAG GTTGAACGACCATATAGAAGACAAAACTAAGCTTCCGATTCTAATATTCCCAGAAG GTACCTGCATTAACAACACATCGGTCATGATGTTCAAGAAGGGCAGCTTTGAGATCGGTGCTACTGTCTACCCGGTGGCCATCAAG TATGATCCAAGATTTGGAGATGCATTCTGGAACAGCAGCAAGTTCGGAATGGTCAACTACCTCCTGCGAATGATGAGTAGCTGGGCAATCGTGTGCAGTGTGTGGTACCTTCCTCCCATGTCCAGAGAG GAAGGGGAGGATGCTGTTCAATTTGCCAATCGTGTGAAAGCAGCCATTGCCAGACAAGGTGGACTGGTGGACCTGCTATg GGATGGGGGTCTGAAGCGGGCAAAAGTAAAAGACACCTTCAAAGAAGAACAGCAGAAGCTCTACAGCAAGATGCTCGTAGGCACCCAGGAAGACCGCAGTCGCTCCTGA
- the inpp5l gene encoding inositol polyphosphate-5-phosphatase A, whose translation METRATALLVTANVGSLFDNVGEIQSEWLRELYRTIHSYKPQFIAMHFQEVGGKEYMANMGHAEEFFRSIWSGDEMADYDRARIYVDNQFKAEETFTALGSMYCIHRTLQNVSQYDFKDKAFKAVSGRNQHVGSLDGVNSVEKEKFPKNFWPDFKWSRKGYMRTRWIIHDQGLDLVNVHLFHDASNLVACNSSPSIYSANRKNALTHVINRISDQRFAPLPFFLFGDFNFRLDASSLVQHLSTSADVQTVKKDSSNQVERIVCEEKDNDRKVLLQIEEKLFAYLHQAVFREDNGKALLQFDKEASAFHDVVAEEEIKFPPSYPYSEERTKPTQYMNTRCPAWCDRVLMSHSARQLIQKQNRGGEEKTVEYNTVGPNVCMGDHKPVYLFFSLKTNEH comes from the exons ATGGAGACACGCGCCACCGCGCTGCTCGTCACGGCCAACGTCGGCTCGCTCTTTGATAAC GTGGGTGAAATCCAAAGTGAATGGCTGAGAGAACTGTATCGG ACCATCCACAGCTACAAGCCTCAGTTCATTGCCATGCACTTCCAGGAGGTGGGAGGGAAGGAGTACATGGCCAACATGGGTCATGCTGAGGAGTTCTTCAG GAGCATCTGGTCCGGGGATGAAATGGCGGACTATGACCGAGCTCGCATCTATGTGGACAACCAGTTCAAGGCAGAGGAAACGTTCACG GCTTTGGGGAGCATGTACTGCATCCACAGGACACTACAGAATGTCTCCCAGTATGATTTTAAAG ATAAAGCTTTCAAAGCAGTGTCTGGACGGAATCAGCACGTGGGCTCGCTGGACGGCGTCAACTCAGTGGAAAAGGAGAAATTCCCAAAGAATTTCTGGCCtgat TTCAAGTGGTCCAGGAAGGGCTACATGAGGACCCGCTGGATCATACACGACCA AGGCCTGGACCTGGTCAATGTCCATCTGTTCCACGATGCCTCCAACCTTGTTGCCTGCAACTCCAGTCCTTCGATTTACTCTGCCAACCGCAAGAATGCCCTGACACATGTCATCAACAG AATATCTGACCAGCGCTTCGCTCCTCTGCCTTTCTTCCTGTTTGGAGATTTTAACTTCCGGCTGGATGCATCGAGTCTGGTTCAG CATCTGTCTACCTCAGCAGACGTGCAGACGGTGAAGAAGGACAGCAGTAACCAAGTGGAGAGAATCGTCTGTGAGGAGAAAGACAACGACCGGAAG GTTCTGCTCCAGATCGAGGAGAAGCTCTTTGCCTACCTGCACCAGGCTGTGTTCAGGGAGGACAACGGCAAAGCT CTCTTGCAGTTCGACAAAGAAGCGTCGGCCTTCCACGATGTTGTAGCGGAGGAGGAGATCAAGTTCCCGCCCAG CTACCCCTACAGTGAGGAACGCACTAAGCCCACCCAGTACATGAACACCCGCTGCCCGGCCTGGTGCGACCGCGTGCTCATGTCGCACTCCGCACGACAACTCATCCAGAAGCAGAACAGA ggagGCGAGGAGAAGACTGTGGAGTACAACACCGTGGGTCCAAACGTCTGCATGGGCGATCACAAG CCAGTCTACTTGTTCTTCTCCCTGAAGACAAATGAGCATTGA